One Microbacterium keratanolyticum DNA window includes the following coding sequences:
- a CDS encoding ABC-F family ATP-binding cassette domain-containing protein, producing the protein MFTPSSSSVVLDQLTFVWPDGSVALDALSGAFAAGRTGLVGRNGSGKSTLLRLIAGELTPTTGAVARSGEAAYLPQQLTLDTTARVATLLGVADALDAVRAITAGDVDPAHFDAVGDDWDVEARAQVALADAGLDPSFLDRTVGELSGGEAVLVAVAGIRLRRAPITLLDEPTNNLDRDARVRLGDMVRSWRGTLIIVSHDTALLELMDATAEIYGTELTVFGGPYSQWRTWLDSEQDAARQAERTAAQAVRREKRERIEAETKLARRARTAKRIQREQNMPKIIANHLKNSAELSASKLRGDMQSRESAARSALDEAGHRVRSDDSMKIELPDPGLSPSRRVATLRDGEREWIIQGPERVALIGANGVGKTTLLRTLVDGGEHDLRRCEPHTDRIGYLSQRVDGLDDERTVLENVTTAAPHVPDKELRNRLARFLLRGSTVDRPVGALSGGERFRAALAQLLLAEPVPHLVVLDEPTNNLDLDTVDQLVEALRAYRGAVLVVSHDDAFLDRLDLDLTLELDHEGLRAIG; encoded by the coding sequence ATGTTCACACCCTCTTCCTCCTCAGTCGTTCTCGACCAGCTCACCTTCGTCTGGCCCGATGGCTCCGTCGCCCTCGACGCGCTCTCTGGCGCCTTCGCCGCCGGGCGCACGGGTCTCGTCGGCCGCAATGGCTCGGGCAAGTCCACGCTGCTGCGCCTCATCGCCGGCGAACTCACGCCGACGACGGGAGCCGTCGCGCGCAGCGGCGAAGCCGCCTACCTGCCACAGCAGCTGACGCTCGACACAACCGCCCGGGTGGCCACGCTGCTCGGCGTCGCCGACGCGCTGGACGCTGTACGAGCGATCACCGCCGGTGACGTCGACCCCGCGCACTTCGACGCCGTCGGCGACGACTGGGACGTCGAGGCGCGCGCGCAGGTGGCGCTCGCCGACGCCGGACTCGACCCCTCGTTCCTCGACCGCACCGTCGGCGAGCTGTCGGGAGGCGAAGCTGTGCTCGTGGCGGTCGCCGGCATCCGCCTGCGCCGCGCACCGATCACACTTCTCGACGAGCCGACCAACAACCTCGACCGTGATGCGCGGGTACGGCTCGGCGACATGGTGCGGAGCTGGCGCGGGACTCTGATCATCGTCAGCCACGACACGGCGCTGCTCGAGCTCATGGATGCGACCGCGGAGATCTACGGCACGGAACTGACCGTCTTCGGCGGGCCCTATTCGCAGTGGCGCACCTGGCTTGACTCGGAGCAGGATGCCGCACGTCAGGCGGAGCGGACCGCCGCGCAAGCCGTGAGACGGGAGAAGCGCGAGCGCATCGAGGCCGAGACGAAGCTGGCCCGACGCGCGCGCACGGCGAAGCGCATTCAGCGTGAGCAGAACATGCCGAAGATCATCGCCAACCATCTGAAGAACTCAGCGGAGCTGTCTGCGAGCAAGCTGCGTGGCGACATGCAGTCGCGGGAGTCCGCAGCGCGAAGCGCGCTCGATGAAGCCGGGCATCGGGTGCGCAGCGACGACAGCATGAAGATCGAGCTGCCCGACCCCGGACTCTCCCCGTCGCGACGCGTGGCGACGCTGCGTGACGGCGAGCGCGAGTGGATCATCCAGGGTCCCGAGCGGGTGGCGTTGATCGGCGCCAACGGGGTCGGGAAGACGACACTGCTGCGGACGCTGGTGGACGGAGGTGAGCACGATCTGAGGAGGTGCGAACCGCACACCGACCGCATCGGGTACCTGTCGCAGCGCGTCGACGGCCTGGATGACGAGCGAACGGTTCTGGAGAACGTCACCACGGCAGCGCCGCACGTCCCGGACAAGGAACTCCGCAACCGCCTGGCGCGCTTCCTGCTGCGAGGGTCCACGGTGGACCGCCCGGTGGGGGCACTTTCCGGCGGCGAGCGCTTCCGTGCGGCACTCGCGCAGTTGCTGCTCGCCGAGCCCGTGCCGCATCTCGTTGTTCTGGACGAGCCGACGAACAACCTCGACCTGGACACGGTCGATCAGCTCGTCGAAGCGCTGCGTGCCTATCGCGGCGCCGTGCTCGTCGTCAGCCACGATGATGCGTTCCTCGACCGGCTCGATCTCG
- a CDS encoding GAP family protein — MLESLGSVLPNAVAIAISPLPIIAVILMLMSPRARQLGVGFLLGWVIGVSAATTVFTLLAGVIPEPDSSGGSRPVIAVIQLVLGALLVLLGVRQWKSRPKPGEEAELPAWMSKIDAMRPMAALALGFALAAVNPKNLLMAAAAGTVIGRAAELAIGGQLATIGLFTVIAALTVAIPVLLAVFAPKKAASVLASVRVWLAEHNAAIMTVVLLVLGAQVIGKGLASF, encoded by the coding sequence ATGCTGGAATCCCTTGGCAGCGTGCTGCCGAACGCTGTTGCGATCGCGATCAGCCCCCTGCCGATCATCGCCGTGATCCTCATGCTGATGTCGCCGCGCGCACGACAGCTCGGGGTCGGATTCCTGCTCGGCTGGGTCATCGGCGTCTCCGCGGCGACGACCGTGTTCACTCTGCTTGCGGGCGTCATCCCGGAGCCGGACTCCTCCGGGGGATCACGTCCGGTGATTGCCGTGATTCAGCTTGTTCTCGGTGCACTCCTCGTGCTGCTCGGAGTGCGGCAGTGGAAGTCCCGGCCGAAGCCGGGCGAGGAAGCGGAGCTTCCGGCGTGGATGTCCAAGATCGACGCGATGCGCCCCATGGCGGCGCTCGCGCTGGGCTTCGCGCTGGCCGCGGTCAATCCGAAGAACCTGCTGATGGCCGCCGCGGCGGGCACCGTGATCGGGCGTGCCGCGGAGTTGGCGATCGGAGGTCAGCTCGCGACGATCGGACTCTTCACCGTCATCGCAGCGCTGACCGTCGCCATACCGGTGCTCCTCGCTGTCTTCGCCCCGAAGAAGGCGGCGAGCGTCCTCGCCAGCGTGCGCGTCTGGCTCGCCGAGCACAACGCGGCGATCATGACGGTCGTCCTCCTCGTGCTGGGCGCGCAGGTGATCGGCAAGGGACTGGCCAGCTTCTGA
- a CDS encoding SHOCT domain-containing protein, whose protein sequence is MPILRRAGRPGLLGMAARTAVVAGTATAVSGAVAQRQHARAAEHQAMEQQQAAAYAQAAAASAPVAPVAPAPAPAPVNDVVARLQQLGELHQQGLLSAEEFALAKQQLLSS, encoded by the coding sequence ATGCCCATCCTCCGACGCGCCGGTCGTCCCGGCCTCCTCGGGATGGCGGCCCGCACGGCCGTCGTCGCCGGCACCGCGACCGCCGTGAGCGGCGCCGTCGCCCAGCGTCAGCACGCGCGTGCGGCTGAGCACCAGGCGATGGAGCAGCAGCAGGCAGCCGCCTACGCGCAGGCTGCGGCCGCATCCGCTCCGGTCGCTCCGGTCGCTCCGGCACCGGCACCGGCACCGGTGAACGATGTCGTCGCCCGCCTGCAGCAGCTCGGCGAGCTGCACCAGCAGGGACTTCTGTCCGCCGAAGAGTTCGCCCTCGCGAAGCAGCAGCTGCTCTCGTCCTGA